The genomic DNA TCATTATTACTAGGAGGTTGCTTTAATATGGATAACACGAATCATAAAACAAACAAAGCCAAAAATGAACAAACTAAAGAAACACCAGAGGAAAAATACGCAAGGGAGCATTACGTCCCAGTTCAAGAATATACAGGGCAAGGCTATACACTTCGCAATGGTGAAAAAACAGATAAAATTGCGAAAGCTCATCGTGATGAAATTGATAAAGCGGTAAAGAAATTCTTTCTTGACAACTATAAAACTGAAGTAATCGTTCATAACACTGTCGGGGCAATCGATGGGGCAACGGTTTTTGTCGAATGGGTCGGCGAACCGCACTTTTACACGTATGCCATTGTTCCGGTCGATATTGAAGAAGAAAAAGTGTTAACTGATCAAGTATGGTGCCAAGAAGGACAAGTTGAATATGCCATTATGGGTGGGTTATATGCGTTAATTTTTGAGGAAGAGCTTGCCACACTTGATCGTTATTTAGAATCAGTTGTCGAAAAATACCCTGTTGTTGGTGTAAGAAAGGAAGCGAACGAAAATACGGGAGGAAGTGGTTATATGACACCTTATTACTATCTCACCATCTTTGATAAAACGTTTGAACCTCTTTATGAAATGTACATTACAAATCCGAAAAGACCGAAAGAAGAATGGAAAAATGCTTTAAACATGAACGAACTTGATCCAAAAATGTTTAGGATTACGATCCATTTACATATGGCTAAACCGAATACTGAACCAGATAAAGAAATTTTTAATCAAGTTATTTTAGATTTGGAAAATATGGACGGGCTCTCTCCAGGATGGTACAGTGTATTTTTACATGATAATAACGTAAACAAAAAGAGTGCGATAGCAACAAAAGATAATAGTCTTGAAAAATCTGAACCAGATTATATTATAAAGCAATAGGAAGGAGATATTGAAATGGTTACTGCAAAGCGAGCAGCGACAGATGATAAAGATTTAGTAGAGTTAGCGGGTTATCATGCTTATCGTGAGTTTAAAGAACAAAGTATAATCCCCGTAAATGGTAAAAGATTTATAGTTATGGACACAGAATATAATCACCCTACAGGACTTGACGCGCTCACAGTCCAAAATATAGAAAGTGGCGAATTCACTGTTGTATACGTCGGTACAGATATACACGCTGAAAATGGAAAACAAGATTTGATTACGGACATTCAACTATTAAGCGACTTAACACCTGAGCAAATAAAAGAAGCTCGAAAATATTTTAATGAAATGGATGAGAAATACGGCATTTCCTCGATCTGCGGAAACTCACTTGGTGGGGGTTTAACGAATTCAGTTGCGATTGAGCATCCAGATGTGAAGGCTGTTACGTTAAATCCAGCGATTCTTCCTGATAAAATGGTAGACCCAAATAAAGATTATTCGAATATGACGAATTATTTTAGTCTATATGATGTGCTAACAAGGGCAGAAACTGCTTTGCAAATGCACGACCGCATTCCTGGAAAGCAATTTACGATTAAAAATGGTATTCCTATTCTCACGAAAGAGAAAATCGGTACTAATCACACTGGCTTTCTTAGAAATAAAGATAAAACGCAGTATTACCCAATTGGTGACGAGGAAGAGCCGGGAAACGGAAACATTTATATCGATGCAGATGAACATATCGTTCTA from Bacillus aquiflavi includes the following:
- a CDS encoding DUF1672 family protein, encoding MKHKKKILTFSVGMSLLLGGCFNMDNTNHKTNKAKNEQTKETPEEKYAREHYVPVQEYTGQGYTLRNGEKTDKIAKAHRDEIDKAVKKFFLDNYKTEVIVHNTVGAIDGATVFVEWVGEPHFYTYAIVPVDIEEEKVLTDQVWCQEGQVEYAIMGGLYALIFEEELATLDRYLESVVEKYPVVGVRKEANENTGGSGYMTPYYYLTIFDKTFEPLYEMYITNPKRPKEEWKNALNMNELDPKMFRITIHLHMAKPNTEPDKEIFNQVILDLENMDGLSPGWYSVFLHDNNVNKKSAIATKDNSLEKSEPDYIIKQ